TCGCCAAGTGGCAGAAGATCCTGCTGTTCATCATCCTGGGCATGCTGATCCTGTACGTCGCCAACATCGGGCTGGCCGTGACGGGCAACCTGAACGCCCCGCCGCCGGCCGGCTCGCCCGCGGGCACGCCGGCCAGCCCGACGGCCATCAGCCTGGTGCTCAGCGCCGTGGGCCTGGCCCTGGTCGTCGGGGCGATCGTCGCGATGATCCTGATCGGCGGCGCCCTGGGCTGGGGCATCCTCCCCCGCGTCCTGTGCGCGCTGCTGATGTTCTGCCCCCTGATCAACCTGATCACGCTGCTGGTGGTCAACGCCAAGGCGACCGCCGCGCTGCGCGCAGGGGGCTACAAGGTTGGCTTCATGGGCGCGCAAGGCCCGGCGGCCTGAGGCGACCAAGGCGGCGTGAACGATCGACCCAACGTGCCCGACGGCTTCGTGCCCCTGAACCCCTACCGGCCCGAGGGCTCGCCCCTCGAGGCCGCGCGGCGGTTCTACGAGGTCATGGACCGCCGGCGGACGGTGCGGATGTTCAGCGACGAGCCCGTGCCGCGGGAGGTCATCGAGACCTGCCTGCTGGCGGCCGGCACCGCGCCCAGCGGCGCGCACAAGCAGCCGTGGCGGTTCGTGGTGGTGGGCGATGCCGAATTGAAGCGGAAGATTCGCGCCGCTGCGGAGGAAGAGGAGCGCGAGTTCTACGGCCGCCGCGCCAGCGAGCAGTGGCTGGAGGACCTGCGGCCCTTCGGCACCGACGAGCGCAAGCCGTTCCTCGAGGTCGCCCCGTGGCTGATCGTGGTCTTCAAGCTCGCCAAGACCGACGATGGCGGTCAGACGTACTACACGAGCGAGTCGGTCGGCATCGCCACCGGCATGCTGCTGGCGGCCCTGCACCACGCGGGGCTGGCGACGCTCACGCACACGCCCAGCCCGATGGGGTTCCTGAAGGACGTCCTGGGCCGGCCCGAGCACGAGCGGCCGTTCCTGCTGATCCCCGTGGGGTACCCGGCCGAGGACGCGGTGGTGCCCGCGCTGGAGCGCAAGGGGCTGGGCGAGATCAGCGTGTGGCACGAATAGCCGCCGTCAGCTCGGGCGGCCGGTGAAGCGGTTGAAGCCCAGCGCGGCCAGGACCAGGGCGGCGGCGCCGACGGCCGACAGGCACAGCGTGTTGATGAAGACCATGCCGGTGAAGGTGGCGGCGCGGACGGTGCCGCCGCCGTCGAGCTTCTCGTATCGCAGGAAGTAGTTGAACCGGTCCCACTCGCCCGTCGCGGTGGTGCTGGCCTCGGTCAGCAGGATGAAGGGATTGGAGACCATGATGACGTCGCTGAGCGTCTCGCTTCGGGAGGCGTAGGACTGGTAGAAGTTGTACTGCATGTAGAAGTTCAGCGCCACGGGCATGCCCAGGAAGAGGACCAGCGGCACGATCATGTTCAGCACCGAGGCGGTGACGCCGCGCTTGCAGGCAAGGCCCAGCAGCGTGCCCGTGCCGGCGAGCATGAGCATGAGTCCGCCGGTCAGCATGAGGGCGTGCAGGGCCCCGATGGGGTGGAACCAGCCCGTGGACATGACCAGCACCAGGTGGAAGCCCACGACGCCGGGCACCAGCCAGAGGCGGCGGACCGAGCCCAGGGCCTTGCCCAGCACGACCTGACCGGGTCGGACGGGCGTGGTCAGCAGCACGCTCCAACTGCCCGCGTCCCGCTCGCTGCTGATGGCCGCCGGGGCCGAGAGGGCGGCCTGCACCGTCATGGCAAGGGCGGCGATGACCAGCAGCGTCGTGGTCAGGCCCGAGTGATCAAGGCCGGCGACGGCGTAGAGAAACAGCAGGATGCCGATGCCGATGGCCAGGGCGATGACGGTTCGCTTGCCGTTGCCCAGCGCGTTGAGCCGCAACTCCCTCCAGAGCACGGGGCGATCGCCCACGGGCCGGCTCTGGCGATCAGCGCGTGTCGCGGCCGAGCCGGGGCCATCGCCTCCCGGAGCGAGCAGGCGTGTCATGGCGCGGCCGGCGTCGTCGCCGCCCGCTTCGCGCTTGAGCACGCCGCGGAGTACGAAGATGGAGAAGAGCGTGACCAGGCCCGAGACGAGCGTGAGGTAGATGACCGTCGCGACCCAGAACCCGCGCACGGCCGCGACGGACGGCCCGGACACCTGCTCGGGGCTGAGCACCGCGAACAGGGCGATGGGGGCGATGCACTTGAAGAACGTGTTGTCGGGGTTCGGGTCGAGGCTCCACTCGGTGGCCATCATGCCGACCCATGGCAGGAACACCAGCACGGCGGTCGAGCACAAGGCGAAGAACACGACCGAGGGCGTCCGGCGATGCCAGATGCTGAACATGAGGGCCAGGGTGGAACCCAGCATGCCCACCGCCAGGGCCAGGGCGACGCTGGCGACGATGGCTTCCGCCTCGACGCCGCCGAAGACACGCAGTGCCAGCAGCAACGGCAGCGGGACCAATGCGAGGATCACCAGTTGAACGGTGCGAGAGCCGAGCTTGCCCAGGACGATGTCGCGGCTGGTCAGCGGTGTGGTCAGCAGCGTGGACAGCGTGCGCTGGCGCTTCTCGTCGGAGATGGCGCCGGCGGTGAGCACGGGGGCGACGAGGGCCAGGACGCTCATCTGGACGACCGCGACCGTGGCCAGCATGGCCGGCGCCAGGAGCTCGAGCACCGATTGCTGGGCCCACATGCCGTTCTGGTTCGAATCCCAGACCGAAACGAACACGAGCGCGACGATGGCCAGCAAGAGGAGCGTGTATCCCGCACGAACCCAGTGTGGGGCACGGCGTCGGCCCAGGGAGCGAACCTCGCGCTGGAAGATGGGGCCGACGAACATCCGCAGCAGTGACCGCGGCGATCGCACCAGCAGGCGCAGCGGCGCGATCATTGCACGGTGCCCTTGGTCAGCCTGAGGAAGGCGTCCTCGAGTCGGGCCTCTTCGGGTCGCATGGCGCCGATGCGCGCGCCGGCTCCGATCAGCTTCTCGATCAGGAAGTGATGCGACTCGACTTCGGGCGCGAGGTCGACCGTGATGGAAGCGCCGTTGGTCGTAACCCGCAGCACGCGGCCATCGTCCTGGAGCGATGCCGCGGCAGACTCGGCGGCGATGCCGCCCTCGATGGCGATGCGAACCCGATCACCAAGCGAGGCCTTGCGATATGCGTCCTCGAGGCTGCCCGAGAAGAGCAGCTTGCCGCGCTCGATGATGCCGATGGTGTTGCACAACTCGGCCAGTTCGGTCAGGATGTGGCTGGAGATCATGATGGACTTGCCCATGCGGCCCAACTCGGCCAGGAGCGTGCGCATCTCGATCCGCGCCCGAGGGTCCAGGCCGCTGGCGGGCTCGTCGAGCAGCAGCACCTTGGGATCATGGATCAGCACGCGGGCCACGCCCAATCGTTGGGTCATGCCGCGGCTGAGCCCGTCGACCGGGCTGCGCCGCTTGTCGGCCAGATCGGTCAGTTCCAGCACGCCATCGACGACGGTCTTGCGCTGCTTGCGTGGAATCTCGAAGGCCGAGGCGAAGAACTGGAGGTACTCGTCGACGGTCAGGTCCTCGTAGACCCCCAAAAAGTCGGGCATGTATCCGATGAGCCGTCGAATGACGGCGCCTTCGGTGCGGACATCGTGGCCATCGACCGTAGCGTCGCCCGAGTCGGCCTTCATCAGGCACGCCAGGATCTTCATCGTGGTGCTCTTGCCCGCGCCATTGGGGCCGATGAAGCCGAAGACCTCGCCCGGGGCGATGTCCAGCGAGAGATCATCGAGCGCCAGCAACTTGCCATAGCGCTTGGTCAGATTGCGTGCTTTGATCATGGCATTGGCTCGACGGGGATCGCCAGGCGGCACACCCACGTGGTATCAAACGACTCTCCGACGGCGGAAGCGATGAGGGGTGTGTCGTCGGTCCAGGCGGCGTACACCACGGCCCAGTCGTCGGTATTGCTCAGGACCTCGAATCCCGGGCTTCTGTCTCTGGCGCCGGGGAGTTGGGTGCTCAGGATCGGCGGTGGCCGACGAGGCACGTCGTCATAGACGAACGACATAGCCCCGTATCGCCCCTCGGTGATCGTGCGAAGGTCGAAGGAGCGTGGAGGTTCGAGTGCCAGATCCGTGCGGCTCGCGCGCAGCACCCGCGTGCCATCGCGGGAGGAAGCTTCGTTGTTCGAACGGAAGCGCAGCCACTGCCCACTGAGGCGAACCGCGAGCGATTCGACGTTGAGTGCGGCCGCGCCCTCGAGCCGCAATTCGTATCCTGCTTCGTCAGCATAGAAGCGCGCAGTGAACGGGGGAGGTGTGGGGCCATGCTGCTGGAAGTTGCGGATCGTCCACAGCCGGGCATTGGTGGGCTGGGGCTGCGGGGCCTGACCGGTGTCGAGTTGGGTCAGCGAACCCAGATTGGTGTACTGCCAGGGATGGACCACGGGTGAGAGCCAGGCCCCGGACTCGATGTCGTCGAGTTGGATTGTGGCGGATCGGTTGAGGAAGATGCCGCTCACGGTCGTCTGCCAGGCGTGCGTTGGCCCGCCGGGTTGGCCCCATGCATCGATCACGCGGATGTTGCCCACGGTCGTGGGACCCGACCGGACCTTCGTTGGCACAAGCCACGCGCCGACGGTGGCCAAGGCGATCCATGCCAGTGCGGTGAGCCACCAGCGATGGAGCGATCGAAGACGCTTGAGCAGGAAGCGATCGATCGGGCCGAGGGTGATCGCCAGC
This genomic stretch from Phycisphaerales bacterium harbors:
- a CDS encoding nitroreductase family protein, giving the protein MNDRPNVPDGFVPLNPYRPEGSPLEAARRFYEVMDRRRTVRMFSDEPVPREVIETCLLAAGTAPSGAHKQPWRFVVVGDAELKRKIRAAAEEEEREFYGRRASEQWLEDLRPFGTDERKPFLEVAPWLIVVFKLAKTDDGGQTYYTSESVGIATGMLLAALHHAGLATLTHTPSPMGFLKDVLGRPEHERPFLLIPVGYPAEDAVVPALERKGLGEISVWHE
- a CDS encoding ABC transporter permease subunit, encoding MIAPLRLLVRSPRSLLRMFVGPIFQREVRSLGRRRAPHWVRAGYTLLLLAIVALVFVSVWDSNQNGMWAQQSVLELLAPAMLATVAVVQMSVLALVAPVLTAGAISDEKRQRTLSTLLTTPLTSRDIVLGKLGSRTVQLVILALVPLPLLLALRVFGGVEAEAIVASVALALAVGMLGSTLALMFSIWHRRTPSVVFFALCSTAVLVFLPWVGMMATEWSLDPNPDNTFFKCIAPIALFAVLSPEQVSGPSVAAVRGFWVATVIYLTLVSGLVTLFSIFVLRGVLKREAGGDDAGRAMTRLLAPGGDGPGSAATRADRQSRPVGDRPVLWRELRLNALGNGKRTVIALAIGIGILLFLYAVAGLDHSGLTTTLLVIAALAMTVQAALSAPAAISSERDAGSWSVLLTTPVRPGQVVLGKALGSVRRLWLVPGVVGFHLVLVMSTGWFHPIGALHALMLTGGLMLMLAGTGTLLGLACKRGVTASVLNMIVPLVLFLGMPVALNFYMQYNFYQSYASRSETLSDVIMVSNPFILLTEASTTATGEWDRFNYFLRYEKLDGGGTVRAATFTGMVFINTLCLSAVGAAALVLAALGFNRFTGRPS
- a CDS encoding ABC transporter ATP-binding protein: MIKARNLTKRYGKLLALDDLSLDIAPGEVFGFIGPNGAGKSTTMKILACLMKADSGDATVDGHDVRTEGAVIRRLIGYMPDFLGVYEDLTVDEYLQFFASAFEIPRKQRKTVVDGVLELTDLADKRRSPVDGLSRGMTQRLGVARVLIHDPKVLLLDEPASGLDPRARIEMRTLLAELGRMGKSIMISSHILTELAELCNTIGIIERGKLLFSGSLEDAYRKASLGDRVRIAIEGGIAAESAAASLQDDGRVLRVTTNGASITVDLAPEVESHHFLIEKLIGAGARIGAMRPEEARLEDAFLRLTKGTVQ